Genomic segment of Buteo buteo unplaced genomic scaffold, bButBut1.hap1.1 HAP1_SCAFFOLD_56, whole genome shotgun sequence:
tgtggggaaggaaagcagcccatCCTCATGCAGAGGTGGACtagatgcttctccttctccacggctctgtgcaagcccagacagacgcagaggagaggggccagCCCAGTGTTTATGGCTGCACTGGTGCTGATGGCCACTTTGCACGTGAGCGTGACGAGCTGTGTTCAGGCGCAGTAACGGGAtgggtctttgccttctgcccccaggctccccgTCCCAGCGGGTGCAGTTCAttctcaggagcaaggaggacgaGCAGCACCTCCCTCACCACTTGTTCTCCGAGCTGGATGAGATCTGTGTAAAAGAGGGCCGAGATGGCGAGTGGAAGGAAACGGCAAggtaaatccctgctgcttggctgcgGTGGGAGAGGAGTCCCTGCACCGGCAGCGCCCgtgggctctgctttctcctctccaggatgcgaagcttttgcagctgcaggtggcggCACaaggagccttctcctcttgccacCCCGTGGCTCTGTCAAAggggttgcagagctggggctgttttcttgcaatgggGCTGATCGCACCCGATGTCCGCAGGTGGCTGAAGTTTGAGGAGGACGTGGAAGATGGCGGCGAGCGCTGGAGCAAGCCCTACGTTGGCACGCTGTCCTTGCACAGCCTCTccgagctgaggagctgcatcaGCAACGGGTCGGTGCTGCTGGACATTTGTGCCAACAGCATCGAAGAGATTGCAGGTACCATGGGCGCTGCATCCCTCCGGGAACGGCCGAGCTCAGCTCGCCACGGTGCTCTTCACTCCCAAATCAAACCCTGCCCCAATGGCACgtccttttccagaagtgccactgtgtttttctcatgagctgTTTTTGGATGTAGACTGGGCATGCAACAGTCGCAccgtttttttattccaatgcggggtccttttgaaagcagtttgtggGGTTGGAGAAGCCACTAGAGAatattctgcagccaaaaaggagCGTGTGTCAGGGCTTAGCAGGCTgctcttagaaatacagagtctgCGTAAGAGCTGAACCTCCTTAAAGGAACTATTTCTTACAAGCTGTTTCCtcgcattcttttttttgcttttgccttaagaTCCAGCATGTAAGAGTTTTAAGGCAGAGTTTATCTGGCGATGAccaagcagtgtatttctgtggggaagataCTTGAAGTTAATTGCAAAAGCCGCTTTGGAGAAGTTATCTTTGACTGGCGGCAGGTCTCCATTCAGCCCtttcaagggctggagaagtcGGAGCCGTTCTTAGCACGTTTCTCCCTGGGCTCGGCAAATTGCACTCCATCAGCACGGGAAGCTCTGGGAACGTCTGTGCTATAGATCGCTTATAATTTGGGTGAACGTGTAGAGTCAGAAAGGCCAGGTCGGGCAAGAAAATTGCGTCATttagaatgggaaatatttatcttagcGGAATGATGAATAAGCACTTGGATGCCAtgtttcttagcagaagaaaattctcgttttggctgcaaaggctgaacattattaaaaggcCTTGCTATGCAAGGCTGAGCCGGCATTAGGGTGCAGCCTGTGTggcacagccttccctgggggctttgggggtcgggacttgttggggtttctgctctgatggctttgtttccctttgccatCCTCAGATACGATCCTGGCCCAGCAAGAACAGTCCACGGAGTTTGATGAGCACGTGTGGGCGCAAGTTCGAGAAGTCCTTTTGAGGAAGCACCACCATCAGAACGAGAAGACAACCAACCTTCTGCCCGCTGTCTGCTCGTTTGCTGATGTGAGCAAGAGGCAGTCAGACCTGCACCTCCTCTACAAGCCAGGtgaggctttctgcagggctgtggccccaTTAGACTTGTCCGGGCAAAGGAGAAGCGTCCCAGTTGCTCCTCGTCCATCTTTctgagtgtctttctttttcctaccagcCCAAACAATCACctcttgtccttctcccaccGCTGCAGAAGCTAAAGATGGGGTGaaccctgagagcagagcaacgGATTTAAGCAAGGTGAGACACTCGTAGCTTTCTCACGCCTTTAGGGCcagatttgctcttgcaaacttggctggagagtgtgctgcagagcgctgtgggctttgcttttggggtaaTTGCCTGAAAATCGCTTGTCGTGCCCAGGCGGAGCtgcacttcatgaagaaaattcccaCCGGGGCTGAAGCATCCAACGTGCTCGTAGGAGAGCTGGATTTCCTTCACCAGCCCATCGTGGCATTTGTCCGCCTGAGCCCGGCTGTCCTCCTCTCGGGCATGACGGAAGTTCCCATCCCAACAAGGTGCGAATGAGAAGCGCAAATTTTTTCCGTAAAAAAGACACCCAACCAAAGATCGAGTTGCAGGCATCAGTTTGGTGTCCCAAGGGAACAAGGCGAGTGGGAGGGGGAGCAAGCACGTTTCCCCCACCCGCATCTCCTCGCCTTCAtttctccattccctgctgtagcttttaaacCCATCGGCCAATTGTAATGAAAGTTGGCCCCCAAATGAAATTTGCCGTcggttttgaagaatttcaaattcatcGTGGCGTCGCTGAGCCTACGTGTCCCGTCTTGAGCCACGCtccgggctgggagctgccagggctttccttgggtgctcttggagcaaggacaccttcttctctctctcattttgtttttcttgcccaggttcctgtttgttttgcttggaccagaaggaaaagcccatcagtacCATGAGATCGGCAGGTCCATGGCCACTATCATGACAGATGAGGTGCGACAAGATGAGATAGCTCCgggtcatttttgcctttcttcagctctccctgtctctgaagtagtgaggaagaggatttgctgtcccagctgcccgcaGCTCTCCAAATAGCCCAGCCCTCTTTCTCACCCCGAAGCGAACACGCAGATTTGCATCACCCCACATCCTGGAGGCTGAAATCCCACCCGGGGTGCATCCTGCACCTCATCCTTCTTgccggggtccccagcacgCTGTCGCCAGTGGTGGCATTGCCAGGGCCAGTcaaacttctcttgctctttaagCAGAAGGGTATGGTGTGCCATGGGGGACGGGGGCCTCGTGGGGGAGATGATTACAAATGCCCTGAcgcacagatttttccttttgggggagtatttcctgccctttccagcaggaaattttggggaaaaagccttgCGTTTAGCCAAGAGCTTATTGCACTGGTTAGGACCTCCGAGCTGGGTTGTCCTCTCACCAGGTTGTCTTCTCTTGGCAGGTTTTCCGTGACGTTGCCTATAAAGCCAAGAACGGGGCTGACCTCGTGGCTGGCATCGACGAGTTTCTGGATCAGGTCACGGTCTTGCCGCCAGGAGAGTGGGATCCATCGATCCGAATCGAGCCCCCGAAAAACGTCCCTTCGCAGGTGGGAGGCGCGAGGGGGACGGGCGGGacggctggggatgctgttcaGGGGCCCAAATTCACAAGGTCCCACTCTGACACAGTCACAGAGccagaccagaagcaaaacaagccagcGGTTACAAGTCCATAGCTTTatcttacttccattttaacaggaaaaaaggaagatgccaggagcTCTTGACGACAGTGCTTCTGACAGCACgctggagaaacacagtggccctgaactgcagcggacgggaaggtgggagctttaatagtttgggttttttttctgtttgcttctcaaatctgaGCATGCACCCTCCCTTCTAGCAGGTCTTTGGGGTTAGCTGGTTCAACGAAGGGGCTCCGCATTGCCAGCTTGGTCCCCTgggctggacaggggggagatctgggcagctgggctcagccccagccatcaCCATTGCACGCAGGTTTCCttgatttgggaggaaggagagtgctTCTTTTTAGCCACGAAAGTGACTCCGTGCTTCTgattgcccttctgcagcaaagcaaagtcacCGTGTTCCTCCAAGAGAAcagactctcttctttttccttcctgcaggctcttTGGAGGTTTGACCCTGGACGTGAAGCGGAAAGCCCCGTGGTTCTGGAGCGACTTCCGGGATGGTCtgagcctgcagtgcctggcgtccttcctcttcctctactgTGCCTGCATGTCCCCTGTCATCACCTTTGGgggactgctgggggaggcGACCAATGGCCAGATAGTGAGCACGTCTCTCtgttggggggcatgggggaggaTAAAAGTCAGGCCAAAGTCCTCGCTGCAGTGAATcggctttggtttttgtttctccctaacgatttatttactcacggctgcctctcttccccggACAGAGTGCCATGGAGTCGCTGCTGGGCGCGTCCATGGCCGGCGTGGTGTATTGCCTCTTTGCCGGCCAACCTCTCACCATCCTCGGCAGCACCGGACCCGTCCTCGTGTTTGAGAAGATCCTCTACAAATTCTGCAAGTAAGGCTGGCTgccgcagctgggtgctgcgagagccttcagaagggggcagtgatggagaaaagatgctttgctttgcttttctgtttcttaggggtagttgctagattttagtgacagtccttttgttgctatggCTTTGATGGGAGATAAACCACCCTTATTGCCATAAGGTTTATCATTAagccccagcttgctggcagcaggtgactGGGTGCAAACCCAGCTGGTTTCAGTGTCAGGGTGATGTGGGAGAACACCACCTGGCCCAAGAGGGACCTGACCTCAAGCAGCCTCCAAGGTGTTAACACAAGATCCTTGTTCAACAGTGGTAACTAAATAATtggcctctcctcctgtgggtctacaccctgcaccacagcccCGAGGCTCTCTGTAGTAGTACctggaaactgcatttcccatccGCAGCCTTGACACGCTCCAGAattgctccctgttttccccgaaggcaggcatgtctcagggcctcttgctggcctttgcagcctttgtttcattttgctttcccagggagtaCACGCTCTCCTATCTGTCTCTGCGGGCGTGCATTGGGCTGTGGACCGCCTTCTTGTGCATAGTGCTGGTGGCCACCGATGCCAGCTGTTTGGTGTGCTACGTCACCCGCTTCACGGAAGAAGCCTTTGCCTCCCTCAtctgcatcatcttcatctacgaggctctggagaagctgagtcaCCTGCGAGACACCTaccctgtgcacatgcacagcaagctggacttcctcaccagctactagtgggtttttttccccctgagaaagcttctgccccttggcaggATCTGCGGGCTGCACCTCCATCGCCTTTCCCTTACCCCTGTCttggcttctctcctcccagctgtaagTGTGAGGCACCGACCCATCCCAGCAACGAAACGCTGCGTTTCTGGGCGAGCAACGGGATCAACGTGTCTGGCATCGCCTGGGAAAACCTCACGGTGACCGTAAGTGCCCCGAGCCACTGCTTCCTCGCGCCGCGGCCACGGGGTCCAGGGGCATTTGCATGGTGCAAAAGTCAGAGCCCTTCAGGGAATGATGGGCTTCAAACTGTGCTAGTGCTGCTCGGAAAAGTCCTTGCTTAAATCTAGCGTGTGGTTTGTTAAAACCGCTTGGTCCTCGGGAGGAGAGTCCACCTTGTCCCAGTCTACCTGGTCCCCAACGTTGTGGGTAGGTAGCAAGTGTCCCCCTCAAGCCTGTTGCCggacagtatttctgactgGGAGGAAGGTTAAGTAGTGGGTGGTTTGATTATTGTAGAAGTTGTAGGTAGGACTTAAGTTCATGCTTGAAAGGTAGTAATTGGCCTCCTTAATGGGTTCCTAGTAACTCTGGGCCTTGCTTTCtcgttcagtgctgtctgtaggtacatgcataaatttgcatgtctgagcagcctctcaggctgttgtggctggaagcagagcccgGGCCTAGGGCGGCAGGCTCTTATGGTGGCCTTCATCCCCTCTTGGCCAGGTTCTGCGAGccctcccctgggaagggacgatttgtctcttctcctcctttcctaccatGGTTGTCTttagccctccttccctcttccctctctctctctccccaagagtttccagtgtttccttcccctctggtgtCTTCTTTAGCCACGATTGCTCGaatggcaggcagaggatgtgccGAGGGTGCGTGGTATGGTGTCCCCTCACATCTCGTTTCTCCGCTCTATAGTTCGATGTGtcacttgttcagctgctgctgctcattacaTATAAATCTCCATTGGCAGGAGCAGTTAGAGGGTCGTGGATCTTGGACCAAGATCCTCAAAACCCCCTAGCTACGCGAGGTTTCCCTGCCGCACGTGCACTGCCTTTGTGTCCTGACgctctgtttctccaggaatGTCGGCATTTGCGTGGGGAGTTTCAAGGACCTGCCTGTGGACGCGACGGCCCCTACACGCCTGATGTGTTCctctggtgctgcatcctcttTTTCGCCACCTTTGCCCTGTCAAGCttcttgaagaagtttaaaaccagccgCTACTTTCCAACCAGAGTAAGTAGAAGATGGTGGCCAGCGTCCATCTCCACACTCGTTTcccaaaatggctttcctggagcACTAAGCAGTATTAGCCCCGCCATGGTCAAGCTGGGAAACGTTGGCCTTGCAGGCCAAGCTCTCCAAGAGCTTGGATGTCCCGCACTCATTTCCGTGAGTGCAAAATCATCGTAGCATTTCCCACCTGCCTCGCGATCTGCCCCAGATTGAAgatttttggggtttgattttttttaatttttttttttttccccctcctcaggtagtaggaagtcaggtttcccaaagttttgggggttggggttgtggttttttttccctaccttctgCGCATTATGTGCTCGAGCGGAAAGTAGATTCGAATGAGGAGGTTCCTTTTGAGGACTAAAGGATGCCTCAGTGCCTTGTTGCCGTTGTAGCTGTGAGTGTAGCTGTAGTGgcagacatctcttttcttatttttaatattattattattatttttaggttttgacttAAACCAACCCTTGTCCgcctaattaagctttttttattatctgacgCCAGATCTCACGgggacaaacacagcaacagtatcTAAGCAAGGGATCAGGCTGCATGTGCtcagaggggtggtgggatttGGTTAACCAGCCTGAATGTTGTGGATGTCCGCAACTCTTGCATCTCACGTTACGGCCCTGTTTGCCATGCCCCTTTCACCTCTGGTTTCTCGCCCCAGGTACGGTCCACGGTGAGcgactttgctgttttcctcaccaTCGCCATCATGGTGCTCCTTGACTTTGTGGTTGGGATCCCATCGCCAAAGCTCCAGGTCCCCCACACGTTCAAGGTAATGGGGTGTTTTGGCACGTGGGGGTGCCACAAGGTgatgccggggcagggcagggctgagtctggaggagatgctggtggtgtgaccatctcctcttccacctccaagtgccttgcttcctcctggcaaCGAGAAGATGGCCCCAAAACTAGATACCTACAGGAGAAGTACCTAGAGGTGCTTGCAAAGAGgagactggcactgctgaagcccacgggagagggggacatgaagccagggctgggaggtgctctgacacagggagggaggggaaaaggaaagccagtggagtgcctgggctgggagacgATGCTGATGTGTGGGCTTTGTTGCAGCCTACCAGAGACGACCGCGGGTGGTTCATCAACCCCATAGGACCCAACCCTTGGTGGACGGTGTTGGCTGCGctcgtcccagctctgctctgcaccatcttgATATTCATGGACCAGCAGATCAGTGCCGTTATtgtgaacaggaaggagcacaAGCTGAAGGTAAGGGCCTGCGAGAGAtgaccccggccccagccccttctgggctgcaggtctggggagaagctcttattgccgatgctttctgaaggcattggTTTGGGACAAGGTCAGGCTGCGTGGCAGGATGCTCTCCTGGATTAACGATGATGCAGGGAGCAAGTGACAGGGCAGTTCAGATGAGCAACCTTTTGGAGGAGCAAATTAATCTTGGAGCAATATGGAAGCgcgtttttgttttgaaacggcagcggcagcaggtgcggggaatgcattgttttgatgCGCTGCCAGGGATAACTCAGAGTCACACCTTCCTCGCAAGtggtagaattttctttgtgagtgaaaaaaacggtttggtggttttgggttgtgggtgGGTATTTTTTGGAGAAGTATGTATCGCACAAGCTCCCCATATCCCTTGTGTCTGAACTCCTGCCAGATTTTCATGCCAGGTGCTTGTGCAAAGCCTGCGTACACCCttacttgtttccatttcttgttttaaattctgaagaagttgaCCTGTGCTCGAGCAGGGTTTGAGTCTGACTTGCAACGTTATCCTTGCTCTTGTGCTATgggatgctctgtttcttgttttcctgcctgcagaaaggatgcgGGTACCACCTGGACCTTTTCGTGGTGGCCGTGATGCTGGGGGTGTGCTCggtgatggggctgccctggtttgTGGCTGCGACCGTCCTGTCCATCACCCACGTGAATAGCCTCAAAGTAGAGTctgactgctcagctccaggagaaCAACCCAAGTTTCTGGGGATACGAGAGCAGAGAGTCACTGGCTTGCTGATCTTTGGGCTCATGGGCTGCTCCGTCTTCTTCACTTCCGTGttaaaggtgagaggaaaatgcaaaccacccGACAACCGCGAGCTTGTTGgaggttacagaaaaacagtcccctctctgcaggcctGAGTAGTTAGTTGtggagcggaggaggagggggtgatcCCAACCCTTGGGGCTTGACCCACGGTGGGAACCAGCCTCGGTTAGGCTTTGCAGCCCTTCGGGCCCCCGTTTGGTGTGCTCGAGGCAAGCGAGCAACGCAACTGCTTGAATTTTCGGGTGTCTTTCAGGCCCGCCCATGTTTATGGGTTACAGCTGAGCATATTCAGACCAGCACGtctgctctctttcaaacaggcaGCCCTTTACTGGCTGCAATTTGCTCCCCAAATGCCCCGGagcagctgttcccaggagctAAACACACTGAGGTCATCCCCGTGGGCTTCCTTGCACGTTCCTCCCACAAAGTAATCTCGTCTCTAGGCTAAAAGGAGGCCTGTGGCCTTTGCCTGTTGCCCCAAGATtaggcagaagtgtttttctaccGCCACAGAATGCGGCATAGGGTAGCACGGGTGAAATCGCCTATTTTCCTCcaacctttctggaaaataggagTATTCTGAGGAGAGGTAACTCCAAAGTTCAGCCTAAAGCAGAGCCTTAGCTCACTCGTGCgcacaaaatctttaatggtTAAAACATGACCCATCTGTAAGCCTGAATGGAAGCTGGAAGGCTTCAAGCAATTTTAGGCAGTGCCTGTGGAAGAGGgtggtaatactgaaaatgcaatatggagaaagaaacgattgcattcttttttttttttctctttccccccccagtttataccaaTGCCTGTGCTTTATGGCGTCTTTCTCTACATGGGTGTGTCGTCGCTCAGAGGAATTCAGGTACGGACTCTTTTACAGCGTGCAGCATGTCGTTTCCCTGGTATTTTGTCTCcgtagcagcagggaaaaaagcagtggcatgggaaaaacttcttgcagagcaagcaatgaaactcttttgtgtaagaaaaagattggtGGAGGCACAGGAGGTATATAGGGCTGGGAGGACCAGGCAAGTTCAGCGCTCTCTGTTTCAGGGTTTAGGGCAGGTCAGTGTTTGGTTACGTGAAAGCGGGGGAATtcagtgcaaagggaaggcagtttctgccactggtgGAAATCCTCGCTGGGGGATTCAGTGGGCcgagaaatgctaataatggAACGGCACGGAATAGTTGCCGTTTGGTGGGCAGCTCTCAGGGGCAAGCCGGTTGATAGATGGAGCGAAGGGAaaatgggtgctgctcccaggaggaacgCGGTGGGATCCAGGATTTCTGACGGCAAGCGAGATGCTGCAAACCGCCTCCACGTTTCGAGAGGGCCAGAAACTTGCCGCAGTCCCAAGGCGGcaacctttcccttttattttgcagttctttgatcgcttgaagctgttttggatGCCAGCGAAACACCAGCCGGATTTCATCTACCTGCGGCACGTGCCCTTgcaaaaggtgcatttgttCACGGTGATCCAGCTGACCTGCCTCGTCCTGCTCTGGACCATCAAGGTGTCCCGTGCCGCCATCATCTTTCCCATGATGGTAAGAGCTGCCGCCGCTCAGCAGCGGGGTGTTTGCAGCGTTGGAATGAGAGGTGGCATCGTCTCTGAGCTCACCGCATCTTCCCTCTTATTCGTGAAGGTTTTGGCTCTCGTCTTTGTCCGGAAAGcgatggatttctgcttctcaaagcgcgagctcagctttctggatgaccttatgccagaaaggaagaagaagttggacgatgccagaaatgaagccagagaagaagaagaggtaagGCTTGCTGGGTCCTCGGGGCTGGACATCTCCGTCGGGCTGTGAggttgcctgtttctcttacagcttgTCTGGAAATGTTGGGGGAAGATCAGCACTCAATCGAAATAGATCCCAATAGCCTGGATCCCACGTTGTaacctttgtttcctcaagtagcagtgagctgaacgcttgaatacaggtgtaatttttaaaacgagTCGTTTTTCACCAAGGTCATTATCATTACGATGATTATTAttagaaggtgctgctgctgctgctggcaagatttgctcataatcgtgttttgaacacccaatccccctgccccaaaacctttGGAGTGAACGGTTTCTACCCTGCTGCACTAATACCTATAgctgccaaggggcagaaggggagggcagactgCTAAGTTTGTGCTGGGCATTCAGCTTATCTCCACTTTGACCAAAGACAGAGAACgtgatttgtcccttttttacctcaggagtccaggagggcgatggaagctgctgctgctgcaagttcagttcagctgaacgTGGGGAAGACCAGTGACATGGATAtcccaaagcaaggcagtgACAGGTAAAGCCCCACCAAGCGCCAGGACCCCCGGCAAGATTAGCTTGAAGGGGTTTGGCAGAGTTTTCTCCACTTGCCTCTTTGTGGGGCatcccacagaaaccagcaggcagcttggtgggaaaatcaaattcgggggcagggctgcaggaggtgatcgCAGGGCTCTGACCCCAAGCAGAGTGGCTGCAGCACTCGCGTTTGACCCCCAAACCTTGCATCATCAGCGCCTTTACGGTAGCTGGAGTTCCTCATACTTACACATGAGGAGTTGCAGGCGTGATCTGTACCAGCAGTGGCTTAGGAACCCGGACCAGGGCTAAACCCCAGCAAgagcctttgcacagagctgttgctctgcagctccccagcttgcCTCCCAAAACTCCTCATCCAGCAAAACCTCCCATGCTTATGCGCAGCTTTGATTCTCAGGGCTCCgctgttcctcttgctgatgcTAATGCCCTTGGTGGCATCAGTTCCCATAATCACggattgctgtgtaaaatatttattgcaggacTGATCCTTCTGAGATTATTATCCTGGATGAAATGTCACAAACGACCGTATGGAAGGCTctcactttgaagacagaaaccctttgaatccagggaggaaaaagg
This window contains:
- the LOC142027794 gene encoding electroneutral sodium bicarbonate exchanger 1-like — protein: MGNTLVFLRICLDYCLHSPRYFFLCHLSIADICYASSNVPLACTAAPANKVLIFAVCVCFFLFPLALILISSLDIPATDLRIRSVPGWHETLSTCGSHPTVVGVFYGNAIFMYAGPGSGVGDGWEDVRELSTPSPNFSLLVVAKQRHDEEAVIDRGRRSNTVSVRYEEEELEGHRTLYVGARMPLVRQSHRHHRRHSQKHREGEREKDSAPMEQGYHCKSHRSPSQRVQFILRSKEDEQHLPHHLFSELDEICVKEGRDGEWKETARWLKFEEDVEDGGERWSKPYVGTLSLHSLSELRSCISNGSVLLDICANSIEEIADTILAQQEQSTEFDEHVWAQVREVLLRKHHHQNEKTTNLLPAVCSFADVSKRQSDLHLLYKPAQTITSCPSPTAAEAKDGVNPESRATDLSKAELHFMKKIPTGAEASNVLVGELDFLHQPIVAFVRLSPAVLLSGMTEVPIPTRFLFVLLGPEGKAHQYHEIGRSMATIMTDEVFRDVAYKAKNGADLVAGIDEFLDQVTVLPPGEWDPSIRIEPPKNVPSQEKRKMPGALDDSASDSTLEKHSGPELQRTGRLFGGLTLDVKRKAPWFWSDFRDGLSLQCLASFLFLYCACMSPVITFGGLLGEATNGQISAMESLLGASMAGVVYCLFAGQPLTILGSTGPVLVFEKILYKFCKEYTLSYLSLRACIGLWTAFLCIVLVATDASCLVCYVTRFTEEAFASLICIIFIYEALEKLSHLRDTYPVHMHSKLDFLTSYYCKCEAPTHPSNETLRFWASNGINVSGIAWENLTVTECRHLRGEFQGPACGRDGPYTPDVFLWCCILFFATFALSSFLKKFKTSRYFPTRVRSTVSDFAVFLTIAIMVLLDFVVGIPSPKLQVPHTFKPTRDDRGWFINPIGPNPWWTVLAALVPALLCTILIFMDQQISAVIVNRKEHKLKKGCGYHLDLFVVAVMLGVCSVMGLPWFVAATVLSITHVNSLKVESDCSAPGEQPKFLGIREQRVTGLLIFGLMGCSVFFTSVLKFIPMPVLYGVFLYMGVSSLRGIQFFDRLKLFWMPAKHQPDFIYLRHVPLQKVHLFTVIQLTCLVLLWTIKVSRAAIIFPMMVLALVFVRKAMDFCFSKRELSFLDDLMPERKKKLDDARNEAREEEEVRLAGSSGLDISVGLYCRTDPSEIIILDEMSQTTVWKALTLKTETL